The following coding sequences lie in one Carassius gibelio isolate Cgi1373 ecotype wild population from Czech Republic chromosome A17, carGib1.2-hapl.c, whole genome shotgun sequence genomic window:
- the LOC128031831 gene encoding zona pellucida sperm-binding protein 3, whose product MGFLQGVLVLVVIVAFDLKSALGSLKLRQSPSNTKPQSAPASRVPDLSSQGFLNPFQKASQLPSLDYRKFSQDPLGLQEKQLLQGPVKPLDWKFPTVPEVQRELAVNFQLRKPVTPSSVAVQCSEDRVHVEVKKDMFGNGQLIQPSGLSMGGCAVVGEDSASGVLILEYALQDCNSVLMMTEDELVYTFAVTYTPVAFAGTPITRTEGAVVGIQCHYQRLHNVSSNALRPTWVPYASMEVAEDVLVFSMKLMMDDWANQRPSNVYYLGDIINIEASVKVYNHVPLRVFVDSCVATQVPDVTSVPRYSFIENHGCLVDAKATVSSSHFLPRTQEDKIRFQLEAFMFQGGSSPSIYMTCTVKATLASAPSDALHKSCSFSNGWLAADGNHQVCACCDSTCGPEGGRDAPIGGVQWEGKASLGPVMVQGRQKTLARLQ is encoded by the exons ATGGGGTTCTTGCAAGGTGTGTTAGTGTTGGTTGTGATTGTGGCTTTTGACCTGAAGAGTGCATTGGGAAGTTTGAAACTCCGTCAAAGTCCAAGCAACACAAAGCCGCAATCAGCACCAGCTTCCAGAGTTCCTGATCTTTCTTCTCAAGGGTTCTTGAATCCTTTCCAAAAGGCTTCTCAGCTTCCGAGTCTTGACTACAGAAAATTTTCACAAGACcctcttggtcttcaggagaagcagcTGTTGCAGGGTCCAGTCAAGCCTTTGGACTGGAAGTTTCCCACCGTTCCAGAGGTGCAACGTGAGTTGGCGGTGAACTTCCAGTTGAGGAAACCTGTGACTCCCAGTAGTGTGGCTGTTCAATGCAGTGAGGACCGGGTTCATGTGGAGGTGAAGAAGGATATGTTCGGCAATGGTCaactgatccagccatctggtTTGTCTATGGGAGGCTGTGCTGTTGTTGGTGAGGACTCTGCCTCTGGGGTGCTCATCCTTGAATATGCACTACAGGACTGCAATAGTGTGCTGATG ATGACTGAGGATGAGCTAGTCTACACCTTTGCTGTTACCTACACCCCTGTGGCGTTTGCTGGCACGCCAATTACTCGTACTGAGGGAGCAGTTGTTGGCATTCAATGCCACTATCAAAG GCTTCATAATGTGAGCAGTAATGCTTTGAGGCCAACTTGGGTTCCTTATGCCTCAATGGAGGTTGCTGAAGACGTCTTGGTGTTCTCCATGAAGCTCATGATGG atgactggGCCAATCAGAGGCCTTCAAATGTGTACTACTTGGGTGACATTATTAATattgaggcatctgtgaaggtgTACAACCACGTCCccctgcgtgtgtttgtggacagctgtgttgccacccaagtacctgatgtgaCTTCTGTTCCGAGATATTCCttcattgagaatcatgg GTGCCTTGTGGATGCCAAGGCTACGGTTTCCAGCTCCCACTTCTTGCCTCGGACCCAGGAAGACAAGatccggttccagctggaggcTTTCATGTTCCAGGGAGGATCCAGTCCTTCT atctacatGACGTGTACCGtgaaggccactcttgcttctgcacccAGTGACGCTctccacaaatcctgttcctttTCCAACGG gtggcttgctgctgatgggaaccacCAGGTTTGTGCTTGCTGTGACTCAACATGTGGTCCTGAAGGGGGACGTGATGCTCCTATTGGGG GTGTTCAGTGGGAAGGCAAGGCCTCACTCGGTCCTGTAATGGTTCAAGGGCGACAGAAGACTCTAGCAAGACTTCAATAA
- the LOC128031827 gene encoding zona pellucida sperm-binding protein 3-like isoform X2: MGFLQGVLVLVVIVAFDLKSALGSLKVRQSPSSRKPQSAPASRVPDLSSQGFLNPFQKASQLPSLDYRKFAQDPLGLQEKQLLQGPVKPLDWKFPIVPEVQRELAVNFQLRKPVTPSSVAVQCSEDRVHVEVKKDMFSNGQLIQPSGLSMGGCPVVGEDSASRVLILEYALQDCNSVLMMTADELVYTFALTYTPVAFAGTPITRTEGAVVGVQCHYQRLHNVSSDSLNPTWVPYASTEVAEDVLVFSMKLMLDDWANQRPSNVYYLGDIINIEASVKVYNHVPLRVFVDNCVATQVPDVTSVPRYSLIENHGCLVDAKATASSSHFLPRTQEDKIRFQLEAFMFQGGSSPSIYITCTVKATLASAPSDALHKSCSFSNGWLAADGNHQVCACCDSTCGPEGGRDAPIGGVQWEGKASLGPVMVQGRQKTLARLQ; encoded by the exons ATGGGGTTCTTGCAAGGCGTATTAGTGTTGGTTGTGATTGTGGCTTTTGATCTGAAGAGTGCATTGGGAAGTTTGAAAGTCCGTCAAAGTCCAAGCAGCAGAAAGCCGCAATCAGCTCCAGCTTCCAGAGTTCCTGATCTTTCATCTCAAGGGTTCTTGAATCCTTTCCAAAAGGCTTCTCAGCTTCCGAGTCTTGACTACAGAAAATTTGCGCAAGACcctcttggtcttcaggagaagcagcTGTTGCAGGGTCCAGTCAAGCCTTTGGACTGGAAGTTTCCCATCGTTCCAGAGGTGCAACGTGAGTTGGCGGTGAACTTCCAGTTGAGGAAACCTGTGACTCCCAGTAGTGTGGCTGTTCAATGCAGTGAGGACCGGGTTCATGTGGAGGTAAAGAAGGATATGTTCAGCAATGGTCaactgatccagccatctggtTTGTCTATGGGAGGCTGTCCTGTTGTTGGTGAGGACTCTGCCTCTAGGGTGCTCATCCTCGAATATGCACTACAGGACTGCAATAGTGTACTGATG ATGACTGCGGATGAGCTAGTCTACACCTTTGCTCTTACCTACACCCCTGTGGCATTTGCTGGCACGCCGATTACCCGTACTGAGGGTGCAGTTGTTGGCGTTCAATGCCACTATCAAAG GCTCCATAATGTGAGCAGTGATTCTTTGAATCCAACTTGGGTTCCTTATGCTTCAACGGAGGTTGCTGAAGACGTCTTGGTGTTTTCCATGAAGCTCATGCTGG atgactggGCCAATCAGAGGCCTTCAAATGTTTACTACTTGGGtgacattattaatattgaagCATCTGTGAAGGTGTACAACCACGTCCccctgcgtgtgtttgtggacaactgtgtggccacccaagtacctgatgtgaCTTCTGTTCCGAGATATTCCCTCATTGAGAATCATGG GTGCCTTGTGGATGCCAAGGCTACGGCTTCCAGCTCCCACTTCTTGCCTCGGACCCAGGAAGACAAGatccggttccagctggaggcTTTCATGTTCCAGGGAGGATCCAGTCCTTCT atctacatAACTTGTACCGtgaaggccactcttgcttctgcacccAGTGACGCTctccacaaatcctgttcctttTCCAACGG gtggcttgctgctgatgggaaccacCAGGTTTGTGCTTGCTGTGACTCAACTTGTGGTCCTGAAGGGGGACGTGATGCTCCTATTGGGG GTGTTCAGTGGGAAGGCAAGGCCTCACTCGGTCCTGTAATGGTTCAAGGACGACAGAAGACTCTAGCAAGACTTCAATAA
- the LOC128031827 gene encoding zona pellucida sperm-binding protein 3-like isoform X1, with amino-acid sequence MGFLQGVLVLVVIVAFDLKSALGSLKVRQSPSSRKPQSAPASRVPDLSSQGFLNPFQKASQLPSLDYRKFAQDPLGLQEKQLLQGPVKPLDWKFPIVPEVQRELAVNFQLRKPVTPSSVAVQCSEDRVHVEVKKDMFSNGQLIQPSGLSMGGCPVVGEDSASRVLILEYALQDCNSVLMMTADELVYTFALTYTPVAFAGTPITRTEGAVVGVQCHYQRLHNVSSDSLNPTWVPYASTEVAEDVLVFSMKLMLDDWANQRPSNVYYLGDIINIEASVKVYNHVPLRVFVDNCVATQVPDVTSVPRYSLIENHGCLVDAKATASSSHFLPRTQEDKIRFQLEAFMFQGGSSPSIYITCTVKATLASAPSDALHKSCSFSNGWLAADGNHQVCACCDSTCGPEGGRDAPIGVGVQWEGKASLGPVMVQGRQKTLARLQ; translated from the exons ATGGGGTTCTTGCAAGGCGTATTAGTGTTGGTTGTGATTGTGGCTTTTGATCTGAAGAGTGCATTGGGAAGTTTGAAAGTCCGTCAAAGTCCAAGCAGCAGAAAGCCGCAATCAGCTCCAGCTTCCAGAGTTCCTGATCTTTCATCTCAAGGGTTCTTGAATCCTTTCCAAAAGGCTTCTCAGCTTCCGAGTCTTGACTACAGAAAATTTGCGCAAGACcctcttggtcttcaggagaagcagcTGTTGCAGGGTCCAGTCAAGCCTTTGGACTGGAAGTTTCCCATCGTTCCAGAGGTGCAACGTGAGTTGGCGGTGAACTTCCAGTTGAGGAAACCTGTGACTCCCAGTAGTGTGGCTGTTCAATGCAGTGAGGACCGGGTTCATGTGGAGGTAAAGAAGGATATGTTCAGCAATGGTCaactgatccagccatctggtTTGTCTATGGGAGGCTGTCCTGTTGTTGGTGAGGACTCTGCCTCTAGGGTGCTCATCCTCGAATATGCACTACAGGACTGCAATAGTGTACTGATG ATGACTGCGGATGAGCTAGTCTACACCTTTGCTCTTACCTACACCCCTGTGGCATTTGCTGGCACGCCGATTACCCGTACTGAGGGTGCAGTTGTTGGCGTTCAATGCCACTATCAAAG GCTCCATAATGTGAGCAGTGATTCTTTGAATCCAACTTGGGTTCCTTATGCTTCAACGGAGGTTGCTGAAGACGTCTTGGTGTTTTCCATGAAGCTCATGCTGG atgactggGCCAATCAGAGGCCTTCAAATGTTTACTACTTGGGtgacattattaatattgaagCATCTGTGAAGGTGTACAACCACGTCCccctgcgtgtgtttgtggacaactgtgtggccacccaagtacctgatgtgaCTTCTGTTCCGAGATATTCCCTCATTGAGAATCATGG GTGCCTTGTGGATGCCAAGGCTACGGCTTCCAGCTCCCACTTCTTGCCTCGGACCCAGGAAGACAAGatccggttccagctggaggcTTTCATGTTCCAGGGAGGATCCAGTCCTTCT atctacatAACTTGTACCGtgaaggccactcttgcttctgcacccAGTGACGCTctccacaaatcctgttcctttTCCAACGG gtggcttgctgctgatgggaaccacCAGGTTTGTGCTTGCTGTGACTCAACTTGTGGTCCTGAAGGGGGACGTGATGCTCCTATTGGGG TAGGTGTTCAGTGGGAAGGCAAGGCCTCACTCGGTCCTGTAATGGTTCAAGGACGACAGAAGACTCTAGCAAGACTTCAATAA